The Marmota flaviventris isolate mMarFla1 chromosome 5, mMarFla1.hap1, whole genome shotgun sequence genome includes the window cattcttatttatgactAAAATTCCATTCTgcaatataacacattttcttaataCGTGCTTCTCATCTATTGAGAAGCATCTGGGTTAATCcataatttggctgttgtgaattgtgttggTATAAAGATTGAAGTGGCTTTGTTTCTTTAGTATACTGATTTTTTCtaatctttaggataaatatcaaggagtgggatagttgggtcaaatggtggtttcattcttagttttttgaagatgatttaaattttctgttttacacaTTTACCCTGTGATGTAGCTatgaaagattcaaacttttgaGCAAGGAAGtaatgtgatattttttttccccatgggaAAAAGAAGTTCTGATGATTGACTTGTGCCATACAAATTAGGTAGGAGGCATTAGGTCCTTCCCAAGAGTAATTGCATGTCTGTAGCTCCAGATACTGGGGAAggtgagactggaggatcacttgaactcaggagttcaaggcctgggcaacataataagACTCCCccttatttcaaaaaaataaaaaagaaaaaaaaagaaagaaagaaagaaagaaaaagaaaatcaagaaagaaattgagagagagagagattatgcTTTGAGAActcagtctattttttttctgaagtttatctatttattttattttttattagtttgttttagttatatataatattagggttcattttgaaataattatacaagcatgggatacAATTAGCTCTAATTCACTCTTAAGTACTTCCccattctcttcccttctctctcccggTCTTCCCTTTGTTTTACcaacttatattttttcttttttctatataggtctaggtttttacaaatatattagtGCCAAGTGgataaaataaaagtgagattcactgtgatatattcatgtatgcacataggaaagttaggtcagattcattccacccTTCTGCCCTTTTTCCATTCCTTTGCCCTCTCTctcaatccctttcctctactccactgatctcttctACTTCCATGAATCTcaacatcttttttctttgtcttttttctccttattttataCTAACTttcctcatattagagaaaatttttttgtaccagagattgaacccagggatccttaactactgaaccacattcccagcccccttttgtatttaatttagagacagggtctcagtgaatcGCTTAttgccttgctgaattgctgagggtggctttgaacttgtgatcttcctgactcagcctcctaagctgctggaattacaggcgtgtgccacaatgcctggccccagccctttaaaaaattttaaattttgggacagaatctcactaagttgctgaggatctcactaggttatttagagcctcaataagttgctgaggctgacattgaactcacgatcctcctgcctcaacctcccaagacactgggattataggcgaaTGTCATTGAGCCTTactatcagagaaaacctttgacCTTAGATATCTGAGTCTGGTTTGTTTAATttatcaagctttttttttttttaactcaatttattttacaatttctttttattaaattgaaaaaacaaaataaataatcaaatctctttgtttttttttttcagaacttttaAAACACAAGGATATCACATCTCCTCAATCCAGAAGTAAGAATTCAGAAAATACTTTTTCCCCTAgagaagaacaaaacaagaatCCTGAGACCAGAGTGTTTTCCAAAGAGAAAGAACACTTGGATCTGAAAACCTCTGCGTTCTTTAGGGACAATAAAACTAGTGACCAGGAAATTGCTTTGTCCttcagggaggaagagaaggactaTGACACTTCAAAAATCACATCGCCATATTCAGTCAAAAGAGTTGAATATGAAGTTCCAGCAACCATTACATATTTACAGGATGGACAGAGATATGAGGAGCCAGATGATTCTTTGTACTTAGGAAAAGAGGAATATCCAGGTTCTGCTGGGTACACTGAAGATGCAGAAACTACTATGAAAGAGGGAGGTTATGATGTTCTAGAGCACATTGTGCATCATGGTAAAGAAGACTCCAAGTGTTCAGAATCCATCGGATTCTCTGATGAACGCATTCCTGAGGAGTCAGAAACCAGCATTTCATTGGAGGAGGGGGATAAAAATCTGGAAGGTATGGAGACTATATGTGTATAGTTAATCAGGCAACAACCTGTCAATAATTAATAAGGTAGCTAAGATCTAATGGGGAAAGGAGATGACATGGCACAGATGTCACTAGAAATTCCGTGTACCTTTTTATTCTGGCATGTCTTCAAAGCTGAGTGTTGACATAATGGATCATCAAGGACCTGGGAAATGGTGGACAGTATAGCTGTCCTTCAGTATCCAAGCCAATAAGTTGCAGAACCATTCATAGATACAAAATCTGTGAATGCTCAAACCCCTTATGTAATATGGTAGTGATAGTAATCGCATACAACCTATACATCCTCTGGTATACTTcacttttattatatatatactttttaaatatatactttttattatatatactttttaaaatatacttttatttttaattggtgcacaGTAAATGTACATATCTATGGGGTACAACATGAGATTTCAATACATGTAAATGGTGTATAATGATTTAATTGGGGTAATTGCATATCTATTGCCTCACACATATAGCATTTCTTTATGTTGGAAACatcaaaatcctctctactagctattttgaaatattcagtttATTGATGTCAACCATAATTACCCTACTGTGCTGTAGaacattagaaactatttttcttattcaGCTGCACTCCATTAaccatcctttctctctctctcccttcctcccctaaGCTCCAATtagctttaaatcatctctagattgttTGTAAtatgaatatactgtaaattTCACATAAATAGCTGTTATACTGAAtcgtttagggaataatgataagaaaaaagtcCATGCAAGTTTAGTACATATATaacttttttctaaatattttccatCTACAGTCAGTTGAATCTGCACATGCAGAATCCCTGGATGCAGAGGGCTAATAAGCAAAAGTAAATATTGATTGTCAGCTTATAAAATGTCCACAGTCACCTTCTATCATACATATAAGGAGTTGCTAATCATGGCTTTTAGGTGTAACCCTCTATTCCTCAGATCAAACCACTTTAGTTATTTTAGTGTCTTTATGACCAGGAAGATATTAGGATTATAGTTTAAATCACCAAAGTGGAAATAGTCAGTAGAGGAgattatggtgaagatttaaggTCAAGATATTGTTACTTGTCTTAATCTAAATCATATAATGCTATCTTGGTGAGGAGAATTACATCAGCACAGTGTCTTGAATCCAAATattccttttaattatttattttgctactggggacttaacccaggggcacattaccactgagctacttccccagtccttttcacattttttaaattattatttttttttttttaattttgagacagggtctcactaagtttcttagggcctcactaatttgctgagactggctttgaacttgcagtcctctggacttataggtgtgcaccactgtgcctgacttttcCAAGTGTTTCTTAATGAacattgaaaatatgaaaaatgtttcatCTGGAAAGATATTGGCTGCAAAATTAAAGGCTACCAAATTCTGAGTAAAGAATGGAAAGGTATCTACCATCTCACAATCAACTCAAGTCTTGGGGACTCATGATTTACTTTTGGgtagaaaaagaataatttcttcCTCATCACGGCTTGTAGTAGTTTGCTGGGGATTCTACAAAGAATCACAGAGTGAGTGGCttaagaaacaaataacaaaatatattttgttagacaatcaaggtgctggcaggctTGGTTCCTTCTGGAGGAGGAGGCTAGGAAGATGAATCTGTTCCTACCTTTGAGTGTTTTCCTAGAAATCTTTAGTCTTTCTTGGCTGCTCTGCCTTTGTTGTatctttcacttttctttctttttttttttttttttggtacgcaATTCAACCCAAATACCCTtatttatgccacattttgttgGCTAAACATGTCACATACATAACACAGATGTGGTAAAAAAAACAGATTCCACCTCTTGCAAACTCTTGCAAAGTAATATTACAAAGATTATGGATATCAGAAAGTCATTAATTATGGCTACTATTGCAATCAATCTACCATTTCATTATCCTAATGATAATATGAGCATGACTGCAGTGTAATTCTAGTGGTTGCCCATCTACTCTATTTGACTGGAGATATTTCGTTACCCTTTATCTTACTTAAGTAAGATTTGTGTATGCAGctcagaactggaaaaaaaattcaagcatcTCCAACTTCATGAAGggtcattgttattattattattatttggtaccagggattgaactcagggacacttaaccactgagccacatccccagctctattgtattttgtttagtgacagagtctcactgagttgcttagtgccttgctaagctgctgagactggctgtgaactcaagatcctcctgcttcagcctcctaaactgctgggattataggcatgtgcccatCACGCCCAGCTGAAGGGTCGTTTTTATCATGTTGcatttcatgggaaaaaaaaaatcacagtgtcAAATCCAAGTCCCAGGAAAGCTGAAAACATTGCTTTGTATGTTCTGTGGAAGGTCAAGTTTATAGGCTGTATCAActtttttctacttcagcttGTAGTTTGGGTCAATTAATGGAAGAATCAAATTTATGTTACTTTCCTTTAGcctgaaatttttgtttattattattgtttttaatatagttATGCTGGTGGTAAAGtctctttgtactggggattgaacccagagaggctctaccactgaactatattcctagccctttttattttttattttaagatagtgtcttgctaagttgcttagggccttgctaagttgctgagactggtctcaaacttgtgatcctcttgtctcagcctcctgagtagccaggattacaggcttgcgccactgtgctcagcaagtcttttggtttttgtttttgaaaaaatgtctttatttgctATTCACAAGGGTACTTTTCTTGATTATACAATTTCAGATTGGCGATTTTTTGCCATCAGCACTTTATGGGTGTCATGTCTCTGTCTTTTAGCTTCTGTTATTTCTGATGCTGTTGTCAGTCATTTTATCAATCTCTTGAAAGTGTagtatcctttttatttctagttgttttcaagagttttttcctttttttttttagcagtttaTTCTGATGGTTCttggtgtaattttttttttttagttgttgatagaccttttttttatttatttataaatgtgcagtgctgagaactaaacccagtgcctcacacatgccaggcaagcatgctactgctGAGTCTCAGCCTCAGCCCCGTAATATTTGCTTTTATCTCCTCATTATTTATAGATTTTCCTGAatctgtaaacaaacaaacaaaaaaaaaaccttttaaaccAATCTGGAAATTTTTGAGCCATTATtgattcaaaatttttttctgtttacttcctctttcttctttctgagatTTCAAGTACACGTATATTAAAGTTGTTAGTATTGTTTTGCGAGTTCCTAAGACTCtgttattttcttcaaatttttttctttttattattcagaTTAGATACTGACTTTCTTCCATCATTTCTAATTGGTTGTTAATCCTtgtagtgattttaaaaaaaaatagttttagttgtagatggacacaatactttattttgtttatttagttttttttttttttatgtgggtccggggatcgaatccagtacctcacatgtgctaggcaagcactctaccactgagccacaactccagcccctgttgtgattttttaaaaacccagataGTGTGATTTTTAATTCTAGTTTCCTTCTTCTAATACATTCtactttttttctgtgatttttctatttaatcattcatttatgggcttattatattttatattattgagaATAGTTAAGATAGCtgccttaaaattattttttaaaaatttcctttagttgtagttgaatacaatacctttattatatttatttatttttatatggtgctgagaatcaaacccagtgcctcatacatgtgaggcaagtgctctgctactaagccacaatcccagctcaaaattctttatttttttaatttttatttttttagttgtagttggacacaatacctttattccgtgtatttacttttatatgagccacaatcccagccccccaaattctttttttttacacaatacctttatttttatgtggtgctgaggatcgaacccgggtcccgcctgtgctaggtgagcattctactgctgagccacaatcccagctaaattcttttttttttttaataattttatttttagcacaaTATTTTTGAGACTTCATTgtgttttccaaaaatattttttagttgtcaatggattatttaatttatttatttatttatatgtggcatgaggattgaacacagggcctcatgcatgccaggcaagcactctaccattgagccacaactccagcccctgtctTAAAATTCTTATATGCTGAATCCAATATCTGGGTCTTCTTGGGGTCAATCTCCATTGATTAAGCATGGgccatctttcctatttcttcctATGTCTATTAACTTTGAATGGTGACCTGTTCATTGTGTATAATATGTTGTAGAGACTTTGGATAGTTAAAATCCTAGGAGtctggatttttattttcattttttggtctCAGTTCCCCATTAACCTGACTggcctcaaattaaaaattcaatatctaATGAGAAGCAACAGAAATCTGTTCGTTTCTCTTTGCCTTAGTTGggctatttttatgaatttttaatttatgaaaatgatacTGGGTTCTTGATATTAttgcttacttttaaaattattgtcgCTTACTTCTTTTATCCATTTATGTGCTTAATTagatgtattctttttttgtgtgtacaaaTATTTTGTTCCTTCTATCTACTCCATTTAGCACCATCGTAACTTTGCCAACTCTAGATATCAGGCCAGGATTATGTGAATGTCAATTTCTGTGCTAAAAATGTGGAGGGTTGTTAACCTAAGGCAAAGTATGGGATAGGCAAGAACAGAACCTGAACTTTCCTGAAAACTATCTTCTCACTGCCTGCCCTTTATATTATCATCAATTCCTCTCAACTTTCTTACCCCAATACATATACCTACTTAAACAACCTTGAGACTAAccaaagatattttttagttatttttgttcattcataaaatccattttttttctctcacttctattatttttctaggtTCCTTTTCAAAGACATTTAATAAACTATGCTAGTTTACCATCTCATCTGTCAGGAGTAAAGTACACTCCAATCTTCTTTCTCTACTAAGCACTATCTCTGTTATCAAGAAATAGCTAGAAAATATACTTAGAAATGGGAGATCAGGAGACATTAAGAACAGCATCTCAATTCCAAGGAaactttaatagaaataaaaattttcagattcTCTAAAATTCAGCAAGcgataaatgaaagaaagaaatcagtatCAACCTAGAGATCCTTCAGACATGTGTTTAATGAAGAATTAACAAGGGTTTTTATTGTTGAATACAAacattagccaaaaaaaaaattaaaaaggaagaattacTAAAGGATCATTGTTTCATTTAGGCAATGATTGATTAAGAAATGGCTCATCTAAACTTGGAGTACCATGAAAGGCTAAAATGAATTAGGGAGATCTCTCCATATGCTGACTTGGAAGAATTTGCAAGGAAAATCGTTAAGCAGAAAGAGGTTGAAGAGTCATTTGTTTAATATGATAttacttatataaaaataaagtagcaTTCATTAAATAAAGCTATAATTTCTATATATGCAGGCATACTTGTGTATTTGCATAGAGAAAGAATGGGAAACAAGCATACAGGGCATATTGACATATCTCTTAGAAGAGACATAGAATAGGCAGAGTAGTGAAATGGGACTTTCCCTTCATTTGTATCATTTCATCTTCTTGTAGTGAAAATGTCAGTTActtatttaatttgaaaagtCAGTGAAGGAAACATAGATTCTGAACATAACATTCACTAAGTATCTTCTCctttacagaaagaaagaaagtgtttaAAGATGTACTTTCCTCTTTGAATATGGATAGAAGCAGAAAACTTCTGCCAGATTTGGTTAAACAGTTCTCCTTGGATCACGGATGTAGGTGGACACCTGAGACTCCAGCAGACTTAGCCTGGAATTTCCTGATGAAAGTTCAAGCATTGGATGTGACAGCCAGAGACTCAATCCTCAGGCGCAGGGTTCTGGATGAAGATAGCAAAGAGGAATTGATGACTGCTCTGGAAAAGTTGGAAATTCGAGACATACAAACCATTCATCCCCTTGATGTGCTTTGTGCCTCCATGCTGTGTTCAGACAGCTCTTTGCAACGAGAAGTCATGTCAAACATGTATCGATGCCAGTTTGCTCTTCCCCTGCTGCTGCCAGACtcagaaaacaacaaaagcatCTTAATGCTGAGGGCCATGGAGGACATTGTGAAGAAGCGGTCAACACAGTCCTCAGGAGGGCCCACGGGGGATTCAGAAGAGTTTCTGAGTCTCATGAAGATGCCTGTCATCTCTTTTGTACGTCTAGGGCACTGTAGTTTTTCCAAGTCCAGAATCCTCAATGCACTGCTCAGCCCTGACCGACTGAAATCACACAAAATCTTTCTTTATCACGATTTGTCTGTTCCGATGCTTCCTAGGCAAATATCTGATGGCCTAGTTGAGATAACATGGTGTTTTCCTGACAGTGATAAAAGCCCGGGTATTTTCCAAAAGCCTGTTGCTGTGGCCAACCTTCGTGGAGACCTAGAAAGCTTTTGGACACAGTTTGGGCTCTTGGTGGAAGTTTcctcagctattttttttttcgcTGACTGCTTAGGTGAGAAGGAATGGGACTTGCTGTTGTTTTTAGGAGAAGGTACCATTCAAAGATGCTACTTTGTACTCAGTCCCCAAGCCAGGGTGAGTGAAGAGGCTCAGATTTTCCAGAGGACCTTGAAACTGAAACCATCACAGCTACTGTtttgggaagagaaagaagctgGGGACAGAGGGAAGAACATGGAAGGCCTTTCCACTGCCCTCCAGGAAGTGATGTCCTCTTCACTCAGATGTGTGTCTGTGAAGGATATGGCCTCCCTGGCCAGGGAGTTGGGGATTCAGGTAGACCAAGACTTTGAGAATGCTCAAGGGATTCAGAATTTCCCTAATGTAAACAGGGCTGGAACAGCTGAAGGTGAGGGACAACAAAGATACAGTCAACTAACAAATTCATCTGAAAGCCAAGCTTTGAGACCTACTAGAGATCCTGGCATTGCAGGTGAAGTCAGccaaaattttcagaattttcacCACTCTCCAGTATCCAAGTCTCATCTAGAAAATGCCTGGCCTTCACCAAACAGAATTGGAGGTAACTTTGACCAGGTTTCCTTGGAGTCTCCCTGGGTTATGGGCTCCCACTTAGGGTCAGAACAGAGATCTAAATGGTTCTGTGCTTCGCCCTTTTGGAATTCAAGGTCCCATAAAAAAGGTAAAGATTTTGGTATCCAATATTCCCAAGCCCAGAGATTTTATTCAGgtgaaaaattcacaaaattttcaAGCACCTCTTGGGACTATCACTTGAATCAAACATTTGGAAGACCCCCAAGACCCAGTTCTAAGCATGTGTGGGCCTGTCCTGAGAGATCACAAAGAATGGGAGTTCTTGCAAAGTTTGGGGCAGTGGTCTCCCTGGTAGGTGACCTACGTTCTCTAGGTTCACAGGTAGCAGGACCAGTAGGGAAACCACAGCCCAAGCGAGCCCTGGCCCCAGGAATAAAAATTACTCAAGTAACTGGAAAGTTTATTAGAACAGCATCCCATAGTAAAGATCTTCAACCTCAGTGCTTTCAGCCAACAGGAAACACACAAAAACTAGTAAGACCTGCTTCTCAGCAAGGAAACAAGCTAATGGCTCAGGGTAGGCCTTCAGATTCAGTTTTCCAAAAAGGATCTCATTCCACATCtaagagcaaatttttacccagCTCTCAGTTCATATCCCATCAGCCTAAGCCATTCCAGGTGAAGCATTTCCAGCCCAAATCCTCTCAACCTGGGTCTTCTCAAGCAAAATCTTCTCAGACAAAAacccctcagccccagccctaccaAGCTAAGCCTTCTCAGCCTAGACCCATTCAACCTAAATCATCCCAGACCCATGCTTCACAGACCAGAGCATATCAGCCAAGAGCAGGGCCCAAACGGGTAGGGAAGCGTTAAATAGTGTACTCCAGAGACCTACAGGATGTGTTCTTTATCTAGGTCATTCCTATCATATAGTAACCGGAAGAAGAAATTCAGTCAAAGTTTAAGACTATTGTCATTAGTGTGACATAATCAAGATAGGCAAAGTCTAATTGGTTGTCATTAAAATATCTGTAAGAGTGGTGTCCctaagcaagagaaaaaatatgaaaatagttaAGAATAGTatcaaacagtaaataaataagttgaaTACAACCTTGAGCATTAAGTAATGTATAACTTGAATCCAATGGGGTCTGTGAGACAGACTCACTAGAAGGAGAATGGGATTAGAGACTAATTGTGCTATGATCACAAAGTAGGGTTCAGTTGCCTCAATGTGGCAAGAAAAATTGCCCTAGATGTT containing:
- the Card6 gene encoding caspase recruitment domain-containing protein 6, which encodes MAAESVPSEIIERQRKKLLNILQEDPDSILDTLTSRQLISEEEYETLDKVTDPLKKSRKLLILVQKKGEMCCQYFLKCLLSTFPESATTWDLQLELLKHKDITSPQSRSKNSENTFSPREEQNKNPETRVFSKEKEHLDLKTSAFFRDNKTSDQEIALSFREEEKDYDTSKITSPYSVKRVEYEVPATITYLQDGQRYEEPDDSLYLGKEEYPGSAGYTEDAETTMKEGGYDVLEHIVHHGKEDSKCSESIGFSDERIPEESETSISLEEGDKNLEERKKVFKDVLSSLNMDRSRKLLPDLVKQFSLDHGCRWTPETPADLAWNFLMKVQALDVTARDSILRRRVLDEDSKEELMTALEKLEIRDIQTIHPLDVLCASMLCSDSSLQREVMSNMYRCQFALPLLLPDSENNKSILMLRAMEDIVKKRSTQSSGGPTGDSEEFLSLMKMPVISFVRLGHCSFSKSRILNALLSPDRLKSHKIFLYHDLSVPMLPRQISDGLVEITWCFPDSDKSPGIFQKPVAVANLRGDLESFWTQFGLLVEVSSAIFFFADCLGEKEWDLLLFLGEGTIQRCYFVLSPQARVSEEAQIFQRTLKLKPSQLLFWEEKEAGDRGKNMEGLSTALQEVMSSSLRCVSVKDMASLARELGIQVDQDFENAQGIQNFPNVNRAGTAEGEGQQRYSQLTNSSESQALRPTRDPGIAGEVSQNFQNFHHSPVSKSHLENAWPSPNRIGGNFDQVSLESPWVMGSHLGSEQRSKWFCASPFWNSRSHKKGKDFGIQYSQAQRFYSGEKFTKFSSTSWDYHLNQTFGRPPRPSSKHVWACPERSQRMGVLAKFGAVVSLVGDLRSLGSQVAGPVGKPQPKRALAPGIKITQVTGKFIRTASHSKDLQPQCFQPTGNTQKLVRPASQQGNKLMAQGRPSDSVFQKGSHSTSKSKFLPSSQFISHQPKPFQVKHFQPKSSQPGSSQAKSSQTKTPQPQPYQAKPSQPRPIQPKSSQTHASQTRAYQPRAGPKRVGKR